TCCTGGCGGCCTACGCGGCCCTCCTGAGGCCCGGTGACACGGTCCTGGCCATGGGCTTGGAGCACGGCGGCCACCTCACCCACGGTTCGCCCGCCAACTTCTCGGGCCGCTGGTTCGACTTCGTCCCGTACGGCGTCGACGCCGAGACCGGCCTCGTCGACTACGAGCAGGTCGCCGCCCTCGCCCGGCACCACCGCCCGAAGGCGATCGTCTGCGGCTCCATCTCCTACCCCCGCCACCTCGACTACCGGATCTTCCGCGAGATCGCCGACGAGGTGGGCGCCTACCTGATCGCCGACGCGGCCCACCCCATCGGTCTGGTCGCCGGGGGAGCGGCCCCCAACCCCGTCCCGTACGCCGACGTCGTCTGCGCGACCACCCACAAGGTCCTGCGCGGTCCGCGCGGCGGGATGATCCTGTGCGGCGCCGAGCTCGCGGGCCGGATCGACCGGGCGGTGTTCCCGTTCACCCAGGGCGGCGCCCAGATGCACACGATCGCGGCGAAGGCGGTGGCCTTCGGCGAGGCGTCCACCCCGGCGTACGCCACGTACGCCCATCAGGTGGTGGAACACGCGCAGGTCCTCGCCGCCGCCCTCGCCGCCGAGGGCTTCGCGCTCATCACCGGCGGGACCGACACCCACCTCATCACCGCCGACCCCGCGCCCCTCGGCGTCGACGGCCGCACGGCCCGCGCCCGGCTCGCCGCCGCCGGCATCGTGCTCGACACCTGCGCCCTGCCCCACGGCGGAGCCGCGTACGTCACGGCAGGGGAGGGGCGCGGCATCCGGCTCGGCACGGCAGCCGTCACCACCCAGGGCATGGGTGCCCCGGAGATGGCGAGGATCGCCGCGCTGTTCTCCTCCGCACTCCGTGACGACCCCGCGGAAACGGCTCGTGTACGAGCGGAAGTACGTGCCCTGACCGGCCGATTTCCCCCGTATGGACGCTGAGTAGGACCCGAGCGCAACCGTTCGGGGGGCCCGCGTGTCTCCAAGCACATGGACGGCACGGCTAGGGTGTGGGGCTGAGATGGCCAGCGATTCCTGTGGGGCAGCCCGTGCGTGATTACCTGCTGACGCTCTGTGTCACGGCCGCG
Above is a genomic segment from Streptomyces sp. NBC_00094 containing:
- the glyA gene encoding serine hydroxymethyltransferase translates to MPVTAPPDEDLDVLRRQDPEIADVLLGEMRRQSDSLQLIAAENFTSAAVLAALGSPLANKYAEGYPGARHHGGCEYADAAERIAVERATALFGADHANVQAHSGSAAVLAAYAALLRPGDTVLAMGLEHGGHLTHGSPANFSGRWFDFVPYGVDAETGLVDYEQVAALARHHRPKAIVCGSISYPRHLDYRIFREIADEVGAYLIADAAHPIGLVAGGAAPNPVPYADVVCATTHKVLRGPRGGMILCGAELAGRIDRAVFPFTQGGAQMHTIAAKAVAFGEASTPAYATYAHQVVEHAQVLAAALAAEGFALITGGTDTHLITADPAPLGVDGRTARARLAAAGIVLDTCALPHGGAAYVTAGEGRGIRLGTAAVTTQGMGAPEMARIAALFSSALRDDPAETARVRAEVRALTGRFPPYGR